A DNA window from Ornithobacterium rhinotracheale DSM 15997 contains the following coding sequences:
- the ftsY gene encoding signal recognition particle-docking protein FtsY — protein sequence MSWFKKVFGSEKKETLDKGLEKTNHSFFDKMSRAVVGKSTVDEQVLDDLEEVLITSDVGVQTTIKIIERIEERVARDKYINSVELDRILREEIMALLAENETEDFESLSIPELPNGDPYVIMVVGVNGVGKTTTIGKLAKQFKNQGKKVVLGAGDTFRAAAVDQLQIWADRVGVPIVKQAMGSDPASVAYDTVQSAKAQGADVVLLDTAGRLHNKINLMNELSKIKRVMQKVIPDAPHDVMLVLDGSTGQNAFEQAKQFTQATEVTSLAITKLDGTAKGGVVIGISDQFSIPVKFIGVGEGVDDLQVFNKAEFVDSFFKKTN from the coding sequence ATGAGTTGGTTTAAAAAAGTTTTTGGTTCTGAGAAAAAAGAAACTTTAGATAAAGGTTTAGAAAAAACCAATCACTCTTTCTTTGATAAAATGAGTCGAGCCGTAGTTGGTAAATCTACGGTAGATGAGCAGGTGCTGGATGATTTGGAGGAAGTGCTTATCACATCAGATGTTGGGGTGCAAACTACCATTAAAATCATTGAGAGAATAGAGGAGCGAGTAGCGAGAGATAAATACATAAACTCAGTAGAATTAGATAGAATTTTGCGAGAGGAGATTATGGCACTCTTGGCCGAAAATGAAACCGAAGATTTTGAATCTTTATCAATACCAGAACTTCCGAATGGTGATCCTTATGTGATTATGGTTGTGGGTGTGAATGGCGTGGGGAAAACTACCACCATCGGAAAACTAGCTAAACAATTTAAAAATCAAGGAAAAAAAGTGGTGCTCGGTGCGGGCGATACTTTTAGAGCTGCGGCGGTGGATCAATTACAGATTTGGGCAGATCGCGTAGGTGTGCCTATTGTGAAACAAGCTATGGGCTCTGATCCCGCATCTGTTGCTTATGATACAGTGCAATCGGCTAAGGCGCAAGGTGCAGATGTTGTGTTGCTTGACACGGCAGGGCGTTTGCACAATAAAATCAACTTGATGAATGAGCTTTCAAAAATCAAGCGTGTAATGCAAAAGGTAATTCCAGATGCTCCGCACGATGTAATGCTGGTGCTAGATGGCTCTACGGGGCAAAATGCCTTTGAACAAGCCAAGCAATTTACCCAAGCTACCGAAGTTACCTCGCTTGCAATCACTAAATTAGATGGAACGGCTAAAGGAGGTGTCGTGATTGGGATTTCAGACCAATTCAGCATTCCAGTGAAGTTTATTGGAGTAGGAGAAGGGGTAGATGATTTGCAAGTTTTCAATAAAGCAGAATTCGTTGATAGTTTCTTTAAAAAAACAAATTAA
- the guaA gene encoding glutamine-hydrolyzing GMP synthase: MKNSILILDFGSQYNQLIARRVRDFGVYAEVIPCTSSLEEIKSHEPKGIILSGGPSSVFAEDGYRVDKEIYELGVPVLGICYGMQLTAHLLGGEVKKGQKGEYGKADFTITNSCSLFEDIPEQSTVWMSHFDEVMKTPEGFEVAGKSEAEIAAFFNEEKQIYTVQFHPEVSHSEFGEKMLNNFVFKVCKCEKNWALNDFIEAEVQRIKEKVGDKKVILGLSGGVDSSVAAVLIHKAIGDQLTCIFVDTGLLRLNEGKTVMETYGNTFDINIIKVDAKERFLSKLEGVSDPEQKRKIIGHEFVEVFDEEAAKIENAAFLAQGTIYPDVIESQSVKGPSATIKSHHNVGGLPEDMKLQLLEPLRELFKDEVRRVGVELGIPRELVYRHPFPGPGLGIRVLGEVSAEKVEILQKADAIFIEELRKANLYDAVSQAFVVLLPVKSVGVMGDERTYEYTAVVRSADTIDFMTATWSRLPYELLEKVSSRIINEVKGINRVAYDISSKPPATIEWE; this comes from the coding sequence ATGAAAAATAGTATCCTCATTTTAGATTTTGGATCTCAGTATAATCAATTGATTGCAAGAAGGGTGAGGGATTTTGGCGTTTATGCCGAGGTCATTCCTTGTACTTCAAGTCTAGAAGAAATCAAATCTCACGAGCCAAAAGGGATTATTCTCTCTGGCGGACCGTCTTCGGTTTTTGCAGAAGATGGCTACCGAGTAGATAAGGAAATTTATGAACTGGGCGTTCCTGTGCTTGGAATTTGTTACGGAATGCAGCTTACAGCACATTTATTAGGCGGTGAGGTGAAAAAGGGACAAAAGGGAGAATATGGAAAAGCTGATTTCACAATCACAAACTCTTGTTCGCTTTTTGAAGATATTCCAGAACAATCAACCGTTTGGATGAGCCACTTTGATGAGGTGATGAAAACGCCAGAAGGATTTGAAGTCGCTGGTAAATCAGAAGCTGAGATTGCCGCTTTCTTTAACGAAGAAAAACAAATTTATACTGTTCAGTTCCACCCAGAAGTTTCGCATAGCGAATTTGGCGAAAAAATGTTGAATAATTTCGTTTTTAAAGTTTGTAAATGTGAGAAAAACTGGGCTTTAAATGATTTTATCGAAGCAGAAGTTCAGCGAATTAAAGAAAAAGTTGGCGATAAAAAAGTGATTTTAGGTCTTTCTGGAGGAGTTGATTCATCGGTAGCGGCTGTGTTAATTCATAAAGCAATTGGGGATCAGCTAACTTGTATTTTTGTAGATACAGGTTTGCTCCGATTGAACGAAGGAAAAACCGTAATGGAAACCTATGGAAACACTTTTGACATTAATATTATTAAAGTCGATGCCAAAGAAAGATTTTTATCAAAACTAGAAGGTGTTTCAGATCCTGAGCAAAAAAGAAAAATCATCGGGCATGAGTTTGTTGAAGTATTTGATGAAGAAGCCGCAAAAATTGAAAATGCAGCTTTCTTGGCACAAGGAACCATTTATCCAGATGTGATTGAATCTCAGTCGGTAAAGGGACCCTCAGCAACCATTAAATCTCACCACAATGTGGGAGGCTTGCCAGAGGATATGAAACTGCAATTATTAGAACCTTTGCGTGAATTGTTCAAAGATGAGGTGCGTCGAGTAGGAGTGGAATTAGGTATTCCGAGAGAATTGGTATATCGCCATCCGTTTCCAGGTCCAGGTTTAGGAATTAGAGTTTTGGGTGAAGTTTCCGCTGAGAAAGTTGAAATTTTGCAAAAAGCCGATGCAATTTTTATTGAAGAATTAAGAAAAGCTAATTTGTATGATGCCGTGAGCCAAGCTTTTGTGGTTTTATTACCAGTGAAGTCAGTGGGCGTAATGGGAGATGAGCGCACTTACGAATATACCGCAGTCGTTCGTTCGGCAGACACCATAGATTTCATGACGGCCACTTGGTCGCGATTGCCATATGAATTGCTTGAGAAAGTATCCAGCCGAATCATTAATGAAGTAAAAGGAATCAACCGAGTTGCTTACGATATTTCGTCGAAACCACCAGCAACCATAGAGTGGGAATAG